A window from Kwoniella pini CBS 10737 chromosome 1, complete sequence encodes these proteins:
- a CDS encoding glycine cleavage system T protein, with product MTSLRPIIRCSRLATSAEVSRQGVFSLSRGFATSLRLSEELQKTPLYDFHVQHQAKMVPFAGWSMPLSYGDIGQITAHKHVRASAGLFDVSHMLQHTFTGSTAQEFLLSLCPSSLSTLKPFTSTLSVLLNEEGGIIDDTIITKHSNESFYVVTNAGRSKEDKEHILKKLDEWNKSNIGKEVKWETLDGFGLIALQGPKSSNVLQDLILDGTDLNNIKFGQSAFIELKDGDGKVKCHVARGGYTGEDGFEISIPPSNAVSITTSITNHPDVQLIGLGARDSLRLEAGMCLYGHDLDESVSPVEAGLSWVIGKDRRIEGSEPTFPGKSRILSELSSGPSRRRVGFEIIGSPAREGCKIFDSTGSSQIGVITSGIPSPSTGKNIAMGYISNGYHKKNTSVLIEVRKKMREAFVASMPFVPSKYFK from the exons ATGACATCCCTTCGACCCATCATACGCTGTTCGCGTCTTGCCACATCCGCTGAGGTATCTAGACAAGGTGTATTCAGCTTATCCAGAGGTTTCGCTACTTCCTTGAGGCTATCTGAGGAG CTACAAAAAACTCCTCTCTATGATTTCCATGTTCAACATCAAGCAAAAATGGTACCTTTTGCCGGATGGAGTATGCCTTTAAGCTATGGTGATATAGGGCAAA TTACCGCGCATAAACATGTTCGAGCTTCAGCAGGTTTATTTGATGTTTCTCATATGCTTCAACATACTTTTACAGGTTCAACTGCACAAGAATTTCTCTTATCACTTTGTCCATCAAGTTTATCAACATTAAAACCATTTACATCGACTTTAAGTgttttattaaatgaagaaggaggtatAATAGATGATACAATAATTACAAAACATTCTAATGAATCTTTTTACGTTGTTACAAATGCAGgaagatcaaaagaagataaagaacatattttaaaaaaacttgatgaatggaataaatcaaatattggaaaagaagttaAATGGGAAACTTTAGATGGATTTGGTTTAATTGCTTTACAAGGTcctaaatcttctaatgTACTTCAAGATTTAATTCTAGATGGAAcagatttaaataatattaaatttgGACAAAGTGCTTTTATAGAACTAAAAGATGGAGATGGAAAGGTAAAATGTCATGTTGCAAGAGGAGGATATacaggtgaagatggttttgaa ATCTCAATTCCACCTTCAAATGCCGTTTCAATAACAAcatcaataacaaatcaTCCTGATGTTCAATTAATTGGACTCGGAGCGAGAGATTCATTAAGACTTGAAGCTGGTATGTGTCTTTACGGACAcgatttagatgaaagtGTTAGTCCAGTTGAAGCAGGTTTAAGTTGGGTTATCG gtaaagataGAAGAATAGAAGGATCTGAACCTACTTTCCCAGGTAAATCAAGAATATtatctgaattatcatcaggACCTTCTAGAAGAAGAGTaggatttgaaattataggTTCTCCTGCAAGAGAAGGTTGTaaaatatttgattcaacAGGATCTTCTCAAATTG GAGTAATTACATCTGGTATTCCTTCACCTAGTACAGGTAAAAATATTGCAATGGGTTATATTTCTAATGGATATCATAAAAAAAATACATCAGTATTGATTGAAGttagaaaaaaaatgaGAGAAGCATTTGTTGCTTCTATGCCATTTGTACCTTCAAAATATTTCAAATAg